In the genome of Candidatus Hydrogenedentota bacterium, one region contains:
- a CDS encoding neutral/alkaline non-lysosomal ceramidase N-terminal domain-containing protein, which produces MNGRDVLALFCALLLSSWAHAEFLAGTARASITPLEVGIPTQLGGYGERNGQPATGIHDTIYAKVLVMKSGDTLAALVGLDICTTPWSLLEDTVNKAGVPGLTTDNVLLSASHDHGGLEGMAMDRNNVLGNPHIGIFSEAMLDFVSDRVAAALKEAASRLEPVTAGTGVAPLRGMNRNRRHEGAPTDEDMTLLRLDRANGTPLAVVVNYTAHGTIMTEKEMEISGDWAGAMQRTLEDLIGGDVTCVYTNGSEGDVAPTGYTGGSRYEMAEQYGRRVGIAAGKLTEAIQTGPVEDFAMLSQRVALPPKQASPDFMKIAGQEYGVDEAQLGMALEVLFPSEAPIYGLRVNDFHMITVPGEPITAIGFAIKQALRDGGAGHPVIASTTNAHIGYILTKEEYALSGYEVTASFYGDTLGEVFVRGASEFAARLTAGKE; this is translated from the coding sequence GCTGTTGCTGAGCTCCTGGGCCCATGCCGAATTTCTGGCGGGCACGGCCCGCGCCAGTATCACCCCGCTGGAAGTGGGCATCCCCACGCAACTGGGTGGTTACGGCGAACGCAACGGCCAGCCCGCCACGGGAATTCACGACACGATCTACGCCAAGGTACTCGTGATGAAATCGGGCGACACCCTCGCCGCGCTCGTGGGCCTGGATATCTGCACCACACCCTGGTCGCTCCTGGAGGATACCGTCAACAAGGCGGGCGTCCCCGGGCTCACCACCGACAACGTGCTCCTGAGCGCAAGTCATGATCACGGCGGGCTGGAGGGCATGGCGATGGATCGAAACAATGTGCTGGGCAATCCCCACATTGGCATCTTCAGCGAGGCCATGCTCGACTTTGTCTCGGACCGCGTGGCCGCCGCGTTGAAAGAAGCCGCGTCGCGTCTGGAGCCGGTCACCGCGGGCACGGGCGTGGCCCCGCTGCGCGGTATGAATCGGAACCGCCGACACGAGGGCGCGCCCACCGATGAAGACATGACCCTCCTGCGCCTGGACCGCGCGAACGGTACACCTCTCGCCGTGGTAGTAAACTATACGGCACATGGGACGATCATGACGGAAAAGGAAATGGAGATCTCCGGCGACTGGGCGGGGGCCATGCAGCGCACGCTGGAGGATCTCATCGGCGGCGATGTGACCTGCGTCTACACGAATGGTTCCGAGGGCGATGTGGCCCCCACCGGCTACACGGGCGGCAGTCGCTACGAGATGGCGGAGCAATACGGCCGCCGAGTGGGAATCGCCGCCGGCAAGCTGACCGAAGCCATTCAAACCGGTCCCGTAGAGGACTTCGCCATGCTGTCCCAGCGCGTCGCCCTGCCGCCGAAGCAGGCTTCGCCCGATTTCATGAAGATAGCCGGGCAGGAATACGGCGTGGATGAGGCCCAGCTCGGCATGGCGCTGGAAGTGCTCTTCCCGAGTGAAGCGCCCATCTACGGACTCCGGGTCAACGACTTTCACATGATTACCGTGCCCGGCGAACCCATCACGGCCATCGGCTTCGCCATCAAGCAGGCCCTGCGCGACGGCGGCGCGGGCCATCCGGTGATCGCGAGCACGACGAATGCCCACATCGGCTATATCCTCACGAAGGAGGAGTACGCCCTGAGTGGCTATGAAGTTACCGCCTCGTTCTACGGCGACACGCTGGGCGAGGTTTTCGTGAGGGGCGCCTCGGAGTTTGCCGCGCGACTGACCGCGGGGAAAGAGTAG